The nucleotide window AAGCCTCCCTCCAGAGGGCTCCTCCTCTCTTGACTGTCTGCGAAACTCCCAGTTCTCAGGCATCAGCGTTCACCTAGGCCCTCCTGTCTGGGAAGCCTTTCCTGCCACAGGCAGACAGGGTGCTGCTGAGACAACTCTCGGCACATCTTGTAACTGCTAGGAACTTCTTCACACTAGGCTATGGCCATCTCAAGGACAGAAATCAAGTTTCACTGTCTGTGTGCCCAGTCCTAGCACAAGGCTACTGACTGAAGGAATTCCAGATGTCTGAGAAAGGCAAATGGGCAAATGTACCCAAACTGGTATAATAACCCAGCAACCTGAAAGCTACAGAAGGGTGATGACACAGAAAGGAGTGGGTGGTGAGGGCAGCCCGCAGAGGGCTCAGATGTGAAATGACACTGATGCCAGTCATGTGGAGACCAGACATCAGACTGCCTAATAAGCAGATGGAGCTGTGGGGGTGGCACCTGGCTCCAGAGTGGGGAGGATCAGCATGGAGGCGGGGACAACAGTGGAACTAGGTGACCTGGAAAGAGTCTGTCATATTTGATAACAGCTCAGGACTGAAACCTACACCCTGATGCCAGCCCCAAACTCCCAACCCCCCTTAGcctcgttcagtcactaagtccctcacaatctcccggagtttgctcaaactgatgtccgctgagttggtgatgccatccgaccatctcatcctctgttgcctccttctcctgctgccctcaatctttcccagcatcagggtcttttctaatgagtaggctcATCGCTTCAGGTCTCAACTGTAGCCTTCCAACATactatataatttacttattgCCTGTCTATTCTGAATAGAATGTCAGCTACTTAAAGGCAGGAATCTTGGTTTAAAGGCAGCTGTGTTCATTAACATATACCAAGAACCTagaccagtgcctggcacaaatcAGGCACTGGGTAGTCATTTGTTGATCGATAGATGATTAATGAGTGAATATTGCAGCTTCAGGAGGGGCCAATGTTAAACTTGAGCAGGTTAAAAACAGAGcataaataaaacatgataaaGTGAGTTTAGGGACTACCGTGTGAAACTCTTGGCTTCAACAGAGCAGACCTTCTAAGCTGATGGACCGCAGAGGATCCATCAAGGGCTGTAGATAGTTCCTTTATTGTACTGAGAAGCTAAGTGAATGGCAGGTAGATAGGGGAGTGATGAAATAACTGGAAGAGTCATGAACTTGAGGGTGAaagggaggaggaaacagcacaaAGGGGAGGGCGGAGTCATGAGTTCTTCCTGCTCTCCCACAAGGATCTTCTCACCTCCAGCTGCACAGCTGTGGCAGTGCCTCTGAATTAAGTCTACTCTCTGCAAATCCAGGCCTTCCTTCAACCCCAGCTCAATCCCCACCCTAAGAAGGGTTCCCTCACTGAATGTAATGGTGCTGATCATTAGTCAGCATGGTATAAGGGGAAGAACAGAGAACTGAAGATAACCAGGGTTACAGTCCTCAGTCCACCATCTCTTGGGCTCTCACCTGAGCGTTCTTTCGTTTGtgtatttgtttatccattcccaaATACTGTTGAGTTCTTCCCAGGTGTCTTTTGGTGTGACACCTGACCATTTCTTGAAGTCTCTTTTCCTCTGACTTCACACCTGCTCCTCCACTGTCCATTAAATGTTGGAGGGGCTCACAGCCAGGCCTAGCCTGATATCCCTTCTCACAGTGGCTACCCACGTTCCAGGGTCAATCTTCTTCAGACTCATGGCTTTGATTACCTCTCTAACCCAACGATGCCCACATTTGTATCTCTAGCCCAGTCCTCTCCTCTGTGAATCCAGCTGCCAATTTGAGTTTGCTACTCACCTTCCCAAAGACACACCAAATTGAGCATGCCTAAAATTGAACTCAAATCTCCAAACCAAAACTGGCCTCTTCCAGTACCTTTAGAGAATGACACCACTATCCAGTTAGTGCCAAAAGCCAGGAAGCCAGGGGTTAACCTTAAGGCCTCTGTCCCTCACCCCACATCCCACCAAGGCATGTTGACTTTAATCATCCAATAACCTCTTGAATCCACACACTCCTCTTCAGCCCCAGTACAGTGCAAGATACTCTTATTACCAACCACAGCTACTGCAAGGTCCTCCGGAGGTCTCCACGGCCACCTCCACCTGCTGAACACCCTTCTCCATGGTATCGCCAaggtgcgtgcatgtgtgcttagtcgtatccaactctgtgaccccaaggactttagccaccaggctcctcaatccatggaattttccaggcaagaataccggagtgggttgccatttccttctccaagggatcttcccgacccagggatcaaacccacatctcttgcatctcccaccTTGGCtggagagttctttaccagctgagctaccagggaagttctcacaaaattaaaatgattatgaCAAGTGTGCTCCAGAAAACTCTCTGATAGCTTCTTAACACTTTAGGATGAAGAACAAATCATAAACATGGCCTATGAGGTTCCGCAGGTTATGACCACTGCCGAGCTCCTAGCCTCATCTGGCACTGCTTTTCTCAATCCCTTTGAAATACTAAAGTGTCTTTCATGATGGGTCCTCACACCCAATCTTCACTCTGCCTGGAGTGATCTTTCCCCACTTTATTCCTGTCTCCATCCCATTTGGGCACATTAGatcctatttattttttgatctcaattcaaatgtcactttctcaaaTCTTTTCTGACTTCCTAGACTAAATGAAGCTCCTCTGTTACATAGTTCCATGTATCTTGCTACTTTCTTTCAGTAAAATGACTCAAATTGTAATTGCACATTTATTTGTGTGATTGTTTGATTTAATCCTCTTTTTTTCTACCGTAATTTCCTATAACCTCCATGAAAGCAGGGCTGTGGCCATTGTTCTCTCAGGACCTGGTACATGGTAGGCCTCATAGTTATTTGCTAAGTGAATGAACAATAACAGGTACTGTGAAAGTATTAGAAATATCAGAGGGAACCTAATAGTCTCTACTCTCAGTTTCCTTAACTATAAAATGGGTATCATCATAATCCAAAATTCACAGGATCCTCAAGAATTAAATGACATGTAAGGAAGTACTTTACCAACACAAAGCATATTGACAAATATGCTCACTGCTCCCTTTCTAGATGATCACAGTCCATAGTTGGTGCTGTAATACCAAACACAGCTCCTGGCTGCTCCAGCGTTTTAGTCATCAAAGACCTACCTCCCAACCTAACCAAAGCTTTTCAAGAATGGGTCTCCCTATATGCCTGGTTCACACTCAGGGAAGCTAGGACCCAGAGTGAAGCTGGGACAGAGGTACAGAAGGTGGGATGCACTCTGAAGAGCAGGGTGACATCAAGCAAGAGGAAGGTCTGGTAAAAGAGGTACTGGGAGGtagagggtgggggaagggcttTGAGATCAAGGTGGTGGTGCCTGGGTGGAAAAGGACACACATACCAACAGGTTTAGCAACAGGCACATTCCCCAGGTAATAGACTTGGAACTTTTGCACCAATTCATTCTTAGGTGCTGGGAATTCCActgcaggaggaaagaaaaggatcAATCACAGGGACAGATCTTGCTTCTCCCAGTCCCCACCACCAGGGCATAAGCTGAACACTGACTCAGCCAAGGCCCTacctccacccctcccctgcctctcctTAACCAAAGTCCCTCCACTAATCTgaccccaggaattgaatctccatttttattttttttggccactccgcatggcttgcagaatcttagttccctgaccagggatctaactcacaccgccccccccccccccattagaagtatgaagtcttaaccactggactaccaggttAAGTGCTGAGTCTCCATTTTACTATCACTCTGCCTAGGAACTCGTGCCTCTTCTTGGGTCCCCccaactttgccaacaaaacagACAGACCTGGCAGGGTTGTGACACTGACCTTGGAAAGGGACGTCCACAAGTTTAGAGTGGTCCAGGGAGAGTCCGTTTACCAAGCAGCGGGCATTGCGCCTTTCGGCCATGATCTGAGaaaggaggggaagaaggaagaggcagGGCGAGTCGGTCAGGGCTTCATCGCCCTGGAGCGCCCCCCACTCAAAGACCCCACCCACGTCCTTGTAGAGCAAAGGTGGCAGCTACTCCAGGGTGCGAAGGGGGCCGTGCCTTAGAGCAGATCTCATGCAGGCTGGTGGCGATGTTCTTGGCGGGTGCCTCACAGCGAAACACGTGGCACTTGAGCATCTGGGTCAGCTTATCGCGAGCTACGTAGGCAAAGTCCCTGTTGGGGGAGGGGCGCCTCAGTGTCTCCCAGTGCCTTCCAGTGCGGACCCTCACTCCCGCCCACCCACGCCGTCCCCATCCGTCTGCCCTCGGGTCGCTGTCCTGTGGGCACTGCCTTCTGGCCAGAGGGTAGACAGGCAAGCATGCCGAGGTCTGGGAGGATGGGCGAGCACAGCGCgcagggaggggcggggcagACTAGAGGACTTGGGCACTTTGCTGCATCTGGtccaggggtggggagaggaatggTCAGGGTAAATTAGGCATAGTACCTCTCTCTGGGTCCGGCAGCACAAGAGAGGCAAACAACAGAGTTAGGGAGGAGGGCCTCGCTCTGACTGCTGGCTGAGCCCCCACCCCGGAGCCCCGGCCTTGCTCCCACCTTCCGCTGTCCCGCCCGACGCCCCACACGCGGATGCTGACGATGGGCTGGGTGTGCAGCAGGGCCTGACTGTGTGGCTCCACCAGCTTCAGCGTCTCATCCTCCAGCTGCAGCAGCAGGTCCTTTCCCTGCAGGCCCAGGAAGCAGATGCTCAGCGGTGCCCCAGCCGGGAAGGTGGCTGATCTTTGCCACTTCCAGCTCGAGGGAGGTGAGCCACTCCTCTAGGGCCCTTTCTTTGGTGTGGGACCAGCCACCCTGCAGGCTTCAACTCTAACAAAGCTCACACCTTTCATCTCTGACGTGACTCCTTTTATCAACCCCATCGCTGTTAGGCAACCATCTCCCGATCAGGAGTCACACTTGCATCTCGCAGACTTGCCTGGTGGGTCTGCACCCgcctccccagccctggcagAGGGGCAGCTTGGTTCTCCCAGCTCTCCCAGTTTCTGCACTTCACTGCCACCCTGCCACCCTGCCAGCTCACCTCGCCCCAGCCCCCAGACATGGGGTCGTGCAGATTGTTTTTGTGGTAGGAGAGCTGACGGATGCAATTGTTGACTGCCACGCTGCTGCGGCCAGGGGCCAGCTCCTCCTCGGTCATCTCCACCCAGCCTAGGGAGCGAACGGCGAAACACTGCCAGACACAAAAGAGGGGGTAGGAGATAGAGGGTCTGGTCTAAACCCAGAAGAGCCCCCAGCCAGGACACAGGGCACTCTGCTGAGACCAGAGGAGTTCCCGACTCAGAGCACGGCGGGTGGGAGGACATAAGAGGCTCCACAAACAGGACAGAGTTGCAGGAGGGCTGATGGTCTCAGAGGAGACCCCTGGGCAGGAAGCACCTGAGCCCAGCCAGGAAGGACCCCCTGCCAAGACACAGGGCTGCCTGAGTTATAAACTGAAGTGCCTCCTGCTCAGACACAAGGGTCTGTGCTGAGAGTGCAAGAGCTGAGGACCTGCGGAGCTGTACTGAGACCAGAGAGACCCCAGAACCTGACCCGAGGGTGCGCCTGTTCACGGGGGCCCAACTTGGGCACAGGCATTGCCTTGAACACaccttgatccctgggttggcattCCGTGGGGGCAGCTTCTCCTCCTCTTGGGGCAATGGCTCCGGGCTGGAGGCAGATGTAACACTTGGTACAGGCCCCCGAAGAGGGAGCTATCCCAAGGCCCCTTCCAGACAGACCCATCCTACTGCCAGCCCACTCACCTGAGGCTCTGAGCTGGGAAAGGCAACATCCCCTCCTCGGGGTCCTTCAGCCCCAAATCCATTGGGGCCTCCTCACTGGGCTCGTCCTGagcaaggggagagagaaatcagGACCCAAATGATGCCCCGTCTCCAGCTCCCCCATAGTGAAGGAGGTCCCCTCACTCACCTTCCAAAATTCTCCATCCTCAAAGCGTTCTCCGTGAGTGAAGCCGGTCCAGGTGAGCTAGAAGCATGAATGGGAGCAAGGAGTGGCTGGCTTATCTTGCTCCAGCAgcacccccctccaccccaggtcAGAACTCTCAGGCCTGTGAGCTTCACCTGGGACTCCTCTCGGGGGCTGCTCCCCTGTGATGGTGAGGCCCGGCCCGGGGGCTCCCACTGAGTGGTCCCCGTGGGGATGTGCCAGTAGTAGGTCCCTGAGGTGTCCTGGACCCTCATCCATCCAGCCGGCAGGTCGGAATCCGTCTCGAAGGCGTTGGGGTTCCAAAAGGAATCTGCCGGGTTGGGGGGGGTGGTCTTGGTAAGGGTCTGCCTACCTAACAAGAGAATCGTGGGTGCTATGCCCAGTCCCCTCCTGACACCCAGTggtggagaaggggtgggggaagggctcCAACTTAAGATTCCTGCTTCCGCCTAGAGCCTGAAGTCTGGAGTCACAGCATGGGAGTCATCAGCAGGGAACGTGACTCAGGTCTCCTCCTGGGCCCTGATCCTGGCTAATGTGGCCacacagagggaaggagggaggcagagagaaggcaAGGAGGTTGAGTGACCCCAAATGACCTGTCATACATATCCGTATCTCCAGTGGACACACTTAccctgtacacacacatgcacacagacacacaacatATACAAGCCCTACTACACACCTGTGTAGCCCCCACAAACACAAGGCTGTGCACACACAGGAGACACCTACACAGATGGCAGGTATTGCATTcaggtgcacacacatgtgcagggACAAACACGCGCACACCAACTCCACCCATTCACTAATGCAGCCACCATCCACAaaggtgtgtgcacacacagatgtATATTGTAGCCCCTGCCACACACATGTGCAGACTACATCCATAATGCCCCCCAACACATGTGTGGGTACCACACCCACAGTGAATGCACAGACACGCAACATATGTCAACCTCTGCCACATGTGTGCAAATACCACAGACACACCTTGACCCTTACCACACACACGTGCAGACATTTCATGCACACGCGCACACCACACACCTGTGACATACCCTCCCCTCTCTGAGCAGAGCCACACCATTCCAGCCCCGCAGCCCAGCTCACACCTCCACCACGCCCATGctccctgccaccccaccccacatggTGCCCAGGCGCATGCCGCCCCTCACCTGGGCTACTATCCTGCAGGAGGATGGCCAGGAAAAAGTCCTGGGAGAACATGGCGCTccttcccagcccctcctgctCCACCCTGCCTCCTCACAGCCCCTCCAGCCCGGCCAGCTGGGCTCACAGCCTGGTGCTGGGCTGCAGAGAGAAGCTCATCCCGCCCACTTATCACCAGGGCAGAGCGCCTGCCAGGCAGGATCCTCCCCCACCTGGGGCTCACCAGGGAGGGGCCAGGACCACAAGGGAAGGAAACCCCCTTGGAGTGGGGATGGAGGGTGCAGCTCGTGAGACCCCAGCCTTCCCtgttcacatctcttctttctgATCCTAGATCCCCTCCCCCAATCCTGAATCTCCATCCCACCACCCGCAGCGATCACCTCAGTGCCACAGTCAAGCCCAGCCTTAGGGACGACAGGAGGCTCAGCCTCGTGGGAACACCCCAGCCACCTGGGGCCCTGCAAAGCCTAGAGCTCTCCCTGCAAACAGGGTGTGGCTTCCAGGCTCCCAGGGATCCCGCCCCTGCCCAGAATCTGCCAAGCAGTTCAAGCGAAGAGTGGGCTTCAGGGGCTGGGCCCCAGCAAGCTTGAGACTgggcttggggcttcccagcaCCAAACCCCCTCACCTGCCAGGGCCCAGCTAGGCTGCAGCGTCTCCTCGGCAACCGCAGCACCAGGACCGGCTGGGAGCGCCCAGACTGCTGACGTGCTTCccgttaccagggaaaccaggaaTCCTGACTGGTCCAAGAGGCAGCACTGAGGGACAGGCAGTCAGTCCCCAGACCCAGGCTGCTGGGCAACCAGGCGAGGAGGGCTGGAAGTGGGCGTGGCTACACCAAGGTGACTGTGTGCCTGATGCGAGAGTCACTTTGGCAAGGTGCCTCACCACCCTCGGCTTCCAATGAAGTGGCCTCAGAGAGGAGGGGCTCTTCTTGCCCATCCAGCCTCCAGGTACCCGTTactgcctccctccccccagcctcctctcccctCAGGCCCCAGGGAATTAGAATGCCCGTGTTTCCCTGGGAACCCTCCACCGTCTTCAGGGCTTTCCCGCCAAACCTTCCAGGAACACCGCACCTAGGACAGCTGTGTCCCCCAGAGCCACACCCTTCTTCCTGAAGGGTCATATGCCCCTGAATCTGAGGACCAGGTCACCTCTCCTGACTGAGTCACACACACCAATCCATCTGCCATCCCTGTCAGTCGGCACCTTCCTGCCTCAAAGAGCTTCATCCTTCCGATCAGTCCTGGAGGGGCCGCTCTCCCCCCGGACCATCTGGGAGGCCCTTCTGGAGCTTGGCACATCTCCTCCGAGCACAGCCCCACCCCGGCCCTTGCTTCCACAAGCATACATTTATTTAGAAATGCACACTTTCACTCCTGCACCAATTCATTCAGGCGCTCCCCCCACGCACTCAAAGGTTCATGTATCATTCACTCATCCACACAGGCCTCCTTGGCTAAGCCGGATGTAGTCAcctgctctctctctttccccagccCTACTCACTCCCCAAGTCCAGCTAGGTCACTGCAACAGCCTCCCAAGTTGGTCTCCCTCTTCCTATTTAGCCCTTTCTAATCTGAGCTGCATGCTACAGCCCAAATGACTGTTCCAAAATGCTAACAACCTTCTCTCCAATTGCATACTCTAATTGTTTTATCTTTGCCCCCAGGACAGAACCCAATACCTCCACCGGGTTTGTAGGACCTTAGGAGCCCCTACTCACCTGCCTCTCAGCCTTACCTCTGACCACTCCCCTCACCCCTGGTCTCTCTCCCTGCCTGGGACATGCCCCATATCCTCTCTGATCCCAGCCTCCATTCCCTCAAACATCACCTGGCACCACCTACTGGACATCAGTGTAAAGGTCCCTTCTCAAAACTGACCCACCCCTGGTTCTATTACCATGCTCTTCCTAAACCTCCCCAACCCCAGGGCTCAAACTACCTGTTTGCTTCTGTCAAAATACTAGACTGAGTGCTATAAGGGCAGGAATATCTGTCACTTGTAGTATGTATTCTCAGCATTTAGGACAGGACCTGGCACTGAGTATGAACCCAACACAGGTAGGaaagttcattcatttatcattcgctcatcattcatccatccatccattcattcactcatataCTTCCACATTCAATTAACAACCTTGTGGAGATCCTAGGGTGGGAAGGAGAAAATAATGTTTGCTCAATTCTACCACGTTCCTACAGGAGACCAGACCTCCTCTGTGGTCTTCCTGGTCATAGCAATAGTCATAAGAGAGTAGGCAGTGATGCAGCCTATTCTGAGATTCTCGATTTCCACTGCCTCCAGCAGACCTTGATCCTTGCCCATCCTCTCACCACACCAGCTCCCTTGCTGAGGTCACTGTCCGCAACCGGCACACTCTTCCCAGCTCTTGAGCAGTTCCGTCCTCCCACTCTCAGAAGGCTCATAGGAGTGACCACCATAGTGACCATCCAGGGACCCCAGAGCATCCAGGCTCTCCATTGTTTGGCCCCTGATTGACACCCCCTGAGGCAGAGGGTGCAAATAAGCCGCCTGCAGACCGGTGTAAGCCTCAGATAGATTTTGTTTGGCCTGTgtggtactttttaaaaaaatagacttgGTTGCTAACATTTAGAAATTGGGACGTTTCACATCGACATCTAGTTTTAGTTTCCCTTGAAGAACTGGCTCCACTAAGACATTTCCCCACACCTAACCCTATGAGTAACCAGCTGGAGTGGAGTAGCAGCAGTTCCCTATAAAGGGGATCTGGGCAGTGATCACTGACGGTTGCTAACATCCCTCTAAAGACAGGCAATTAGATTTTGTCTTTGGTAGAAGTACTCAATACCACCTGTGAAGTCTCCTTTTAAACAAAATgcgaacaaaaacaaaaactctgaatTTGATGAAGGCTCTAGAACTCACTGCCAATTTACGGGAAATTCGGGGGAAGTAGAACTTATTCAAATCCAGAACATGGAAAACCCAGGGCGGACAACACAGTGGcttcaattaaaacaacaacaaaattttgagCAAAATAGAGACGGAGGGATAAGGTACAGATCAAAAGAACCCTTGAGACATACCAACCATCAAAAGGTCAGTTCCTATTTGGATACTGATGAGATGAATCAAATTTTAGAAGGGCAGGGAGCACATTCATTAGACAACTGGGAAATGTCAACACTGACTAGATATTCAGTGATATTGAGGAAGTACTGTTAAATTTCTGTGGACATGATTTTAGTAGTTCGGATTTTTTTTTGGTGGGCgtggggggcaggcaggagcatgcatgtaggatcttagttcccaaatagggatggaaactgtgccccctgcaatggaaacacagagtcttaaccactgcaccaccagagaagtccctggacttttaaaaagtgttttatattttagacaTGCACGAGTTGGgagacttctctagtggtccagtggttaagaatccaccagccaatgcaggggacacggattctatccctggtctgagaagattccacataccacagggcaacgaggcccatgtgccacaactactaaagcctgagCATTCTACAGCCCATGCTCCATAACAAAAGAGCCACAGCAATGAAAAGATGGAGCACCATaacaagagagtagcccccacttgtctcaactagagaaagctcaccgCAACAGCTAAGACCAagcgcagccaaaaatcaatcaatcaagattaaaaaaaaaaagaaatgcatgagtGAACATTTACAGATGTATTTGCTTCAAAATAGCCTAGGCTGGGGCCCAGGAGTAGTAGGTGGAGGTATGGATGCAACAAGGTTAGCCGTGTGTTGATAATTGTTGAAACTGGGTCATGGGTAAGTCAGGTTCATTATTCTGTTATTTTCGTATATGTCTGAAAATGTCCATAGTAAGTTTTTTGAAAGGAGATGGCATGCTGCCCTTCACTCATCTGAACTGCCTGTTCTCTGCCAAGGTTCCCCAGGCTGGTTCTGGGTAAGGTGCCTGCTGCCTAGAGTGGGAAGAGTCTTTGCTCACACTACCATCCAGCACAGGCTTGCGGCTGCAGCCCATTATCTCTGCCGTTTGCTCCTCAGCTCTATCTGCATCTCCATGTGACACTAGCAAATGCAGAGACTCAACTTCTTTAAATGGGACCCATTGAAGGATCAATCCTTGGAGTCCTAATATCTATCCCCTCATCCCAACAAAGCAGTCTCTTattcttcctttgtttccttttagTCAATATCCTCTTCCTAACAAAACATTACTTTTGCAACATCCAGCGTGGTGCTCTGTACATAACACTCCAATCCTTCCCAATGGACCTCTGTGAGGAGCTGCTGCCTGTTCAAAACTGCCTAGAGGGCACCTGGGTTTGTCCGGCCATATGCATCAGTGACAGTGTAAGGGCCCAGAGCTCGGGTTTGCACTtggacctggtttcgatcccagTTCTACTGTGATCTCAGACTGTGGGTGACcttgaaagtggaagtcgctcagtcgtgtccgtcgctttgtgactcatggactgtagcctgcccggctcctctgtctatggaattctccaggccagaatactggagtgggtagccattcccttctccagggaatcttcccaacccagggatggaacccaggtctcccgcattgcaggaggattctttaccgtctgaaccaccagggaagcccatgggtgaCCTTGGGAGAGGACTAAATCTCTCCAGGCCCATTTTTTGTCCCCTGTACTATGGGCATACTAATGATGTCTACCTCCCATTGGTGTGCAGATTTAATACCATAATACTGAGCAGAAAGCCAGTACTTGGTAAGTGCCTCATAAACAGACCAGTCCATCATCCATCGGGGGTGTGTGATGGAAAGGTCTATCCACTTGTTCAAGCACTCTCAGTATGTAGGGacatttctttccagaaaaacaGGGCATGGCCTGCTGAGGACTGAGGACATGGGCTTGGTGATCCCCGCCCAGGCGGACACCGGCCTCTGTACGGAGGGACCCACCTtctgccctctctccctcccacgtTCCCCACATCAAGCTGCACAAGGTACCTGTGTCCTCCGGGGAGCCATAAGAGGGGCTGCCCTGGGATAAGGTGGCCCAGCTCGAGTCCTCGTCGCTGGCTGCGCTGTTCCGCATGCCAAACAGGAGGCTGGCGCTCTTGCTGTGCTCTCGGGGGCCgtctgccagggcctggggcccAGGGGGCACCTCCGTGCTCTCCAGGGGCTCCGGCAGCCCTGGGGGAGAAGATaagtcctcctcctcttcctcctcctcttcctcatcatCCTCCTCGGCCTCCCCCGCCGCCTTCTCCTCTCCCTCATCCGGGCCCTGCTCTTGGGTGCTGATGATCAGGCCAGGTCCTCGCGGCCCTCTGTTGGCCGCATTGTGGGCGGAGAGCTCCAGCTCAGAGTACAGGTGCATCAGGCCTTTGGGGCCC belongs to Bos indicus x Bos taurus breed Angus x Brahman F1 hybrid chromosome 15, Bos_hybrid_MaternalHap_v2.0, whole genome shotgun sequence and includes:
- the APBB1 gene encoding amyloid-beta A4 precursor protein-binding family B member 1 isoform X3 encodes the protein MSVPSSLSQSAINANSHGGPALSLPLPLHAAHNQLLNAKLQATAVGPKDLRSAMGEGGGPEPGPANAKWLKEGQNQLRRAATAHRDQNRNVTLTLAEEASQEPEMAPLGPKGLMHLYSELELSAHNAANRGPRGPGLIISTQEQGPDEGEEKAAGEAEEDDEEEEEEEEEDLSSPPGLPEPLESTEVPPGPQALADGPREHSKSASLLFGMRNSAASDEDSSWATLSQGSPSYGSPEDTDSFWNPNAFETDSDLPAGWMRVQDTSGTYYWHIPTGTTQWEPPGRASPSQGSSPREESQLTWTGFTHGERFEDGEFWKDEPSEEAPMDLGLKDPEEGMLPFPAQSLSPEPLPQEEEKLPPRNANPGIKCFAVRSLGWVEMTEEELAPGRSSVAVNNCIRQLSYHKNNLHDPMSGGWGEGKDLLLQLEDETLKLVEPHSQALLHTQPIVSIRVWGVGRDSGRERDFAYVARDKLTQMLKCHVFRCEAPAKNIATSLHEICSKIMAERRNARCLVNGLSLDHSKLVDVPFQVEFPAPKNELVQKFQVYYLGNVPVAKPVGVDVINGALESVLSSSSREQWTPSHVSVAPATLTILHQQTEAVLGECRVRFLSFLAVGRDVHTFAFIMAAGPASFCCHMFWCEPNAASLSEAVQAACMLRYQKCLDARSQASTSCLPAPPAESVARRVGWTVRRGVQSLWGSLKPKRLGSHTP